Proteins encoded in a region of the Pelmatolapia mariae isolate MD_Pm_ZW linkage group LG6, Pm_UMD_F_2, whole genome shotgun sequence genome:
- the micall2b gene encoding protein-methionine sulfoxide oxidase mical2b isoform X1, translated as MAAVKALQQWCRIQCEGYRDVSITNMTTSFRDGLAFCALIHKHRPDLIKFDSLKKDDVYENNKLAFSVAEEQLGIPALLDAEDMVALKIPDRLSILTYVSQYYNYFHGRSPIGGMAGIKRPADSPSDEPSGKKNQAVTSKVFPSSKPARENSPPPSSNITKPLPSPNQNKTSTQEVVVGKSQAGTLSSTCASCNKHVHLVQRHLVDGKLYHRNCAKLLSSANTSTPLQDLTTNSYVSKFTPLKDSSKNSTPAPTHTSSSLSPSWVSEKPTSPKSISASPAPWAASSNSSARPAVSRDTTTTVTPSINTRPAETPRPSATAAKTLQSKLKFFQEDNTAKVEEKKTSTFNVDINKGQSVGGKAQQATAGKAVTVVVNVGGTGKKEVNESLDKGGNTAKTTGTGWKVKQEDESNKSKASAAAFISKKLSEENNNNNKKPSWATTVLNKTEKSQPKVETPKKEKEGARGKVKLKVNPSILSDLQFEDTTNSSESPSGQSGLKAKTADRAPSQTGSTLPNTSAVKETETPADWRSKLKPVSKDTKPAGPSTKPGSNESQKTSEISARPSSQFPSPSISVTPPTSKGLQEGLKRQTKNGTKSETKKMKPDYIPKEDIAKELEEIEHNLNELEKRGVDLEVKLRKCEEEGDDDTLTDELMVEWFGLIRNKQLAVRRESELVYIARTQELEEEQPTVEQELRRLMEKPEHLKTSWDKKKEQQLMEKLVAIVNDRNAIVEGLDEDRLREEEEDEQLNKMMLDFNIKKEKPKKEKSKSPMSKLFGWGNKKEA; from the exons CAAATTTGATTCGCTGAAGAAGGACGATGTCTATGAGAACAACAAGCTG GCGTTCAGTGTTGCAGAAGAACAACTGGGAATTCCAGCGCTGCTGGATGCAGAAGACATGGTGGCACTTAAGATTCCTGACCGCCTCAGCATCCTGACTTATGTCTCCCAATACTACAACTACTTCCACGGACGCTCCCCGA TCGGTGGAATGGCGGGAATAAAGCGTCCAGCCGACAGCCCCAGCGATGAGCCGTCAGGGAAGAAGAACCAGGCGGTGACGTCTAAGGTGTTTCCCTCTTCTAAGCCTGCCAGAGAGAACAGCCCTCCCCCATCCTCCAACATCACAAAGCCACTTCCTTccccaaatcaaaacaaaacttcaACACAG GAGGTCGTGGTTGGAAAATCTCAGGCAGGCACCCTGAGTAGCACATGTGCATCCTGTAATAAGCATGTTCACCTGGTGCAGCGACATCTAGTGGATGGGAAGCTTTATCACAGGAACTGTGCAAA GTTGctgtcatctgcaaacacaaGCACCCCTCTTCAAGATTTGACCACAAACTCCTATGTTTCCAAATTCACTCCTCTTAAAGACTCGAGTAAAAACAGTACACCTGCTCCTACTCACACATCCTCCAGTCTGAGTCCTTCATGGGTGTCGGAGAAACCCACCAGTCCCAAGTCCATTTCTGCGTCCCCAGCCCCCTGGGCTGCATCATCTAACTCTTCGGCCAGACCCGCAGTTTCACGTGACACCACTACCACTGTGACCCCATCTATCAACACCAGGCCAGCTGAAACTCCTCGGCCCTCGGCAACCGCTGCCAAGACACTCCAGTCCAAGCTCAAGTTCTTCCAGGAAGATAACACAGCAAAGGTGGAGGAGAAAAAGACTTCAACCTTCAATGTGGACATAAACAAAGGCCAGAGTGTTGGTGGTAAGGCACAACAGGCCACGGCAGGGAAAGCTGTTACTGTGGTCGTAAATGTCGGTGGTACTGGAAAAAAAGAGGTAAATGAAAGTTTGGACAAAGGTGGGAATACAGCTAAAACAACTGGCACTGGCTGGAAGGTGAAACAGGAAGACGAGAGTAATAAGTCAAAAGCATCAGCAGCAGCCTTCATCTCCAAAAAACTGTCTGaggaaaacaacaataacaacaaaaagccATCGTGGGCGACTACAGTACTAAATAAAACTGAGAA ATCTCAACCTAAAGTTGAGACGCCAAAGAAGGAGAAAGAGGGAGCCAGAGGGAAGGTGAAGCTGAAAGTGAACCCATCGatcctgtctgacctgcagtTTGAAGACACCACGAACTCTTCTGAGAGCCCGAGCGGTCAGAGCGGGCTCAAAGCCAAGACTGCAGACAGGGCACCCTCGCAGACGGGCAGTACATTACCCAATACATCAG cAGTGAAGGAGACTGAGACTCCTGCAGACTGGAGGTCGAAGCTCAAGCCCGTCTCCAAAGACACAAA GCCTGCTGGTCCTTCCACTAAACCAGGCTCTAATGAGTCTCAGAAGACCTCAGAGATTTCTGCGAGGCCTTCCTCTCAGTTTCCCAGCCCGAGTATTTCTGTCACTCCACCGACATCAAAGG GATTACAGGAGGGTCTGAAAAGGCAAACAAAAAATGGCACCAAGTCAGAGACAAAGAAG ATGAAGCCAGACTACATTCCCAAAGAGGACATCGCGAAGGAGCTTGAGGAGATTGAACATAATTTAAACGAGCTGGAAAAGAGGGGAGTCGATCTGGAGGTGAAGCTGCGCAAATGCGAAGAAG AGGGTGACGATGACACTCTCACGGACGAGCTCATGGTTGAGTGGTTCGGTCTGATCAGGAACAAACAGTTGGCTGTGCGCCGGGAGTCTGAACTGGTCTACAT TGCAAGAACCCAGGAGCTGGAGGAAGAGCAGCCCACTGTTGAGCAAGAGCTCAGGAGGCTGATGGAAAAACCAG aacATCTGAAAACATCCTGGGACAAGAAGAAAGAACAGCAGCTGATGGAGAAACTGGTGGCGATCGTCAACGATAGAAACGCTATCGTTGAGGGTCTGGATGAGGACAGACTCAG ggaggaagaggaggacgagCAGCTAAACAAGATGATGCTGGATTTCA acattAAGAAGGAAAAACCAAAGAAGGAAAAGTCAAAGTCTCCGATGTCCAAACTGTTCGGCTGGGGAAACAAGAAGGAAGCGTGA
- the micall2b gene encoding protein-methionine sulfoxide oxidase mical2b isoform X2 → MAAVKALQQWCRIQCEGYRDVSITNMTTSFRDGLAFCALIHKHRPDLIKFDSLKKDDVYENNKLAFSVAEEQLGIPALLDAEDMVALKIPDRLSILTYVSQYYNYFHGRSPIGGMAGIKRPADSPSDEPSGKKNQAVTSKVFPSSKPARENSPPPSSNITKPLPSPNQNKTSTQEVVVGKSQAGTLSSTCASCNKHVHLVQRHLVDGKLYHRNCAKLLSSANTSTPLQDLTTNSYVSKFTPLKDSSKNSTPAPTHTSSSLSPSWVSEKPTSPKSISASPAPWAASSNSSARPAVSRDTTTTVTPSINTRPAETPRPSATAAKTLQSKLKFFQEDNTAKVEEKKTSTFNVDINKGQSVGGKAQQATAGKAVTVVVNVGGTGKKEVNESLDKGGNTAKTTGTGWKVKQEDESNKSKASAAAFISKKLSEENNNNNKKPSWATTVLNKTEKSQPKVETPKKEKEGARGKVKLKVNPSILSDLQFEDTTNSSESPSGQSGLKAKTADRAPSQTGSTLPNTSVKETETPADWRSKLKPVSKDTKPAGPSTKPGSNESQKTSEISARPSSQFPSPSISVTPPTSKGLQEGLKRQTKNGTKSETKKMKPDYIPKEDIAKELEEIEHNLNELEKRGVDLEVKLRKCEEEGDDDTLTDELMVEWFGLIRNKQLAVRRESELVYIARTQELEEEQPTVEQELRRLMEKPEHLKTSWDKKKEQQLMEKLVAIVNDRNAIVEGLDEDRLREEEEDEQLNKMMLDFNIKKEKPKKEKSKSPMSKLFGWGNKKEA, encoded by the exons CAAATTTGATTCGCTGAAGAAGGACGATGTCTATGAGAACAACAAGCTG GCGTTCAGTGTTGCAGAAGAACAACTGGGAATTCCAGCGCTGCTGGATGCAGAAGACATGGTGGCACTTAAGATTCCTGACCGCCTCAGCATCCTGACTTATGTCTCCCAATACTACAACTACTTCCACGGACGCTCCCCGA TCGGTGGAATGGCGGGAATAAAGCGTCCAGCCGACAGCCCCAGCGATGAGCCGTCAGGGAAGAAGAACCAGGCGGTGACGTCTAAGGTGTTTCCCTCTTCTAAGCCTGCCAGAGAGAACAGCCCTCCCCCATCCTCCAACATCACAAAGCCACTTCCTTccccaaatcaaaacaaaacttcaACACAG GAGGTCGTGGTTGGAAAATCTCAGGCAGGCACCCTGAGTAGCACATGTGCATCCTGTAATAAGCATGTTCACCTGGTGCAGCGACATCTAGTGGATGGGAAGCTTTATCACAGGAACTGTGCAAA GTTGctgtcatctgcaaacacaaGCACCCCTCTTCAAGATTTGACCACAAACTCCTATGTTTCCAAATTCACTCCTCTTAAAGACTCGAGTAAAAACAGTACACCTGCTCCTACTCACACATCCTCCAGTCTGAGTCCTTCATGGGTGTCGGAGAAACCCACCAGTCCCAAGTCCATTTCTGCGTCCCCAGCCCCCTGGGCTGCATCATCTAACTCTTCGGCCAGACCCGCAGTTTCACGTGACACCACTACCACTGTGACCCCATCTATCAACACCAGGCCAGCTGAAACTCCTCGGCCCTCGGCAACCGCTGCCAAGACACTCCAGTCCAAGCTCAAGTTCTTCCAGGAAGATAACACAGCAAAGGTGGAGGAGAAAAAGACTTCAACCTTCAATGTGGACATAAACAAAGGCCAGAGTGTTGGTGGTAAGGCACAACAGGCCACGGCAGGGAAAGCTGTTACTGTGGTCGTAAATGTCGGTGGTACTGGAAAAAAAGAGGTAAATGAAAGTTTGGACAAAGGTGGGAATACAGCTAAAACAACTGGCACTGGCTGGAAGGTGAAACAGGAAGACGAGAGTAATAAGTCAAAAGCATCAGCAGCAGCCTTCATCTCCAAAAAACTGTCTGaggaaaacaacaataacaacaaaaagccATCGTGGGCGACTACAGTACTAAATAAAACTGAGAA ATCTCAACCTAAAGTTGAGACGCCAAAGAAGGAGAAAGAGGGAGCCAGAGGGAAGGTGAAGCTGAAAGTGAACCCATCGatcctgtctgacctgcagtTTGAAGACACCACGAACTCTTCTGAGAGCCCGAGCGGTCAGAGCGGGCTCAAAGCCAAGACTGCAGACAGGGCACCCTCGCAGACGGGCAGTACATTACCCAATACATCAG TGAAGGAGACTGAGACTCCTGCAGACTGGAGGTCGAAGCTCAAGCCCGTCTCCAAAGACACAAA GCCTGCTGGTCCTTCCACTAAACCAGGCTCTAATGAGTCTCAGAAGACCTCAGAGATTTCTGCGAGGCCTTCCTCTCAGTTTCCCAGCCCGAGTATTTCTGTCACTCCACCGACATCAAAGG GATTACAGGAGGGTCTGAAAAGGCAAACAAAAAATGGCACCAAGTCAGAGACAAAGAAG ATGAAGCCAGACTACATTCCCAAAGAGGACATCGCGAAGGAGCTTGAGGAGATTGAACATAATTTAAACGAGCTGGAAAAGAGGGGAGTCGATCTGGAGGTGAAGCTGCGCAAATGCGAAGAAG AGGGTGACGATGACACTCTCACGGACGAGCTCATGGTTGAGTGGTTCGGTCTGATCAGGAACAAACAGTTGGCTGTGCGCCGGGAGTCTGAACTGGTCTACAT TGCAAGAACCCAGGAGCTGGAGGAAGAGCAGCCCACTGTTGAGCAAGAGCTCAGGAGGCTGATGGAAAAACCAG aacATCTGAAAACATCCTGGGACAAGAAGAAAGAACAGCAGCTGATGGAGAAACTGGTGGCGATCGTCAACGATAGAAACGCTATCGTTGAGGGTCTGGATGAGGACAGACTCAG ggaggaagaggaggacgagCAGCTAAACAAGATGATGCTGGATTTCA acattAAGAAGGAAAAACCAAAGAAGGAAAAGTCAAAGTCTCCGATGTCCAAACTGTTCGGCTGGGGAAACAAGAAGGAAGCGTGA